From the Vicia villosa cultivar HV-30 ecotype Madison, WI unplaced genomic scaffold, Vvil1.0 ctg.000426F_1_1, whole genome shotgun sequence genome, one window contains:
- the LOC131628157 gene encoding zinc finger protein 1-like, with the protein MASEFSVTSQNYGDSSKPKNLVDMKEYEQGQSSKSDSNMPIDFVKLLKEDSVDASKVQEHNFFSPIQVRGSWSDSPKADNEKKKEKTTGEKNSESKTSYSCNFCMREYPTLQALGGHQNAHKAERALLKQHQQMYGALRLGQTHLNPYFCYPRALYSPYGSLGVRMNSMIQKPSFFSPRVTPHNFAYGHGGMYLQERLNPSLVNLRNSMEGSSRVGIPGLGGATSSRVENDANNKIAAFLKLGESSKDVATSSNSIIEKNFFMAPAPAKDEIHQSKFNTEDEPSDSESSGLDLTLKL; encoded by the coding sequence ATGGCATCCGAATTCTCAGTCACTTCACAAAATTATGGTGATTCTTCCAAACCAAAAAATCTGGTGGACATGAAGGAGTATGAACAAGGTCAGTCTTCAAAATCGGATTCCAACATGCCTATTGATTTTGTGAAGCTATTGAAAGAGGATTCGGTTGACGCGTCAAAGGTGCAAGAACACAATTTTTTTAGCCCTATTCAAGTTCGTGGTTCATGGTCTGATTCTCCTAAGGCTgataatgaaaagaaaaaagagaaaaccaCTGGAGAGAAGAACTCGGAGTCCAAGACATCTTATTCATGCAACTTTTGCATGAGAGAATATCCAACTTTACAAGCTTTAGGAGGGCACCAGAACGCCCATAAAGCGGAACGTGCTTTACTAAAGCAGCACCAACAAATGTATGGTGCTTTAAGGTTGGGGCAAACTCACTTGAACCCTTATTTTTGTTATCCTAGAGCTCTTTATTCACCCTATGGATCACTCGGGGTTAGAATGAATTCAATGATTCAAAAACCATCTTTCTTTAGCCCTAGGGTTACACCACATAATTTTGCATATGGTCATGGTGGTATGTATTTGCAAGAGAGATTAAACCCTTCCCTTGTTAATTTGAGAAACAGTATGGAAGGTAGTAGCAGGGTTGGAATTCCAGGTCTTGGTGGTGCAACTTCTTCTAGAGTTGAAAATGATGCAAATAATAAAATTGCTGCTTTTCTAAAACTTGGAGAGTCTTCTAAAGATGTTGCCACAAGTTCAAACTCAATCATAGAGAAGAATTTTTTTATGGCTCCTGCTCCTGCCAAAGATGAAATTCATCAATCAAAGTTCAACACTGAAGATGAACCTTCCGATTCTGAATCTTCTGGGCTTGATTTGACCCTTAAGCTTTGA
- the LOC131628158 gene encoding uncharacterized protein LOC131628158 has protein sequence MTDELTHSFWRSSDIGFSYSNLVGRSGGIITLWRKDRMEVLYSFKGEGFLGLKVRWMENTYYIVNIYSSCDLSKKKSLWADLLALRSKKGDGEWILGGDFNAIKNGRERKGRAVMSNNREHELFKEFIDLSGLVDVPCKEKNFSWFSGDGKSKSQIDRFLLSSTVVERWDVIGQMIGDRDISDQCPIWIMLDNKNWGPKPFKFNNEWFSSEAFIPFVMKEWNSFDVKGRGDFILKEKLRLFKEVLKRWNKEVFGKIDLEVEDVVHEINDVDERLHFNSLPFSFDEDVIRRKEASCSFWKNLRIKENMLLQRSRLSWLKEGDSNSGFFSQSYETKKKKQSYWPDFFFERFGGNGRRC, from the coding sequence ATGACAGATGAATTGACCCACAGTTTTTGGAGATCCTCCGATATTGGATTCTCTTATTCTAATTTGGTAGGAAGATCGGGGGGAATCATTACCTTATGGAGGAAGGATAGGATGGAGGTCTTATACAGTTTCAAGGGTGAAGGCTTTTTGGGTTTAAAGGTGAGATGGATGGAGAACACTTATTACATAGTTAACATTTATTCTTCTTGTGATTTGTCCAAGAAGAAATCTTTATGGGCGGATTTGCTTGCTTTGAGGTCGAAGAAGGGCGATGGCGAATGGATTTTGGGAGGTGACTTTAACGCAATCAAGAATGGGAGGGAGAGGAAAGGAAGGGCGGTCATGAGCAATAATAGAGAACACGAGCTTTTTAAAGAGTTTATTGATTTGAGTGGTTTGGTGGATGTTCCGTGTAAAGAGAAAAATTTTTCTTGGTTTAGCGGCGATGGTAAATCGAAGAGTCAGATTGATCGTTTTCTTCTTTCAAGCACGGTGGTAGAAAGGTGGGACGTTATTGGTCAAATGATTGGGGATAGAGACATCTCGGATCAATGCCCGATTTGGATCATGTTGGATAACAAAAATTGGGGACCAAAACCATTTAAATTCAACAATGAGTGGTTTTCGTCGGAGGCTTTCATTCCGTTTGTAATGAAGGAGTGGAATAGCTTTGATGTTAAAGGTAGAGGTGATTTCATTTTGAAGGAGAAATTAAGACTTTTCAAAGAGGTTCTTAAGAGGTGGAATAAGGAGGTGTTTGGTAAGAtcgatttggaggttgaagatgtTGTTCACGAAATCAACGACGTTGATGAAAGGTTACATTTTAACTCTTTACCATTCTCGTTCGATGAAGATGTGATCCGTAGGAAAGAAGCTTCTTGTAGCTTTTGGAAGAATCTTAGGATTAAAGAAAATATGCTTTTGCAAAGATCTCGTTTGAGTTGGCTTAAGGAAGGTGATTCGAATAGTGGTtttttttcacaaagttatgaaacaaagaagaagaagcaatcaTATTGGCCCGATTTTTTCTTCGAGAGGTTTGGTGGAAACGGTAGAAGATGTTAG
- the LOC131628159 gene encoding uncharacterized protein LOC131628159, producing MASESSSPSVTSQNHGDSSKTQNMVDKKEIEQGQSSKSNSIMPINFVKLSKEASVDGSKVQAHNLFSHIQVGGSSSHSPNTDNEKKGEKTIEGKNSASKVSYACKFCKREFPTLQALGGHQNAHKAERALENQREQRYINNALGLGQIHLNPTYFCYPSSNSPYGSLGVRMDSMIQKPSFFSPRVTPNNLAYSHGGVGGVCLRNSMEGSSRVGILGGATSTRIENGANNKIAAFLKLGESSKDVATNSNSIIERNFFVAPAPVKDDIHQPKLSTEDETLDSESSGLDLTLKL from the coding sequence ATGGCATCCGAATCCTCTAGCCCCTCAGTCACTTCACAAAATCATGGTGATTCTTCCAAAACACAAAACATGGTGGACAAGAAGGAGATTGAACAAGGTCAATCTTCAAAATCTAATTCCATCATGCCTATTAATTTTGTGAAGCTATCGAAAGAGGCTTCGGTTGACGGGTCAAAGGTGCAAGCGCACAATTTGTTTAGCCATATTCAAGTTGGCGGTTCCTCGTCTCATTCTCCTAATACAGACAATGAAAAGAAAGGAGAGAAAACCATTGAAGGGAAGAATTCGGCATCAAAGGTATCATATGCTTGTAAGTTTTGCAAGAGAGAATTTCCTACCTTACAAGCGTTGGGAGGGCACCAGAACGCCCATAAGGCAGAACGTGCTTTAGAAAATCAACGTGAACAAAGGTACATAAATAATGCTTTAGGGTTAGGGCAAATTCACTTGAACCCTACTTACTTTTGTTATCCTAGTTCAAATTCACCTTATGGATCACTCGGGGTTAGAATGGATTCAATGATTCAAAAACCATCCTTTTTTAGCCCTAGGGTTACACCAAATAATTTGGCATATAGTCATGGTGGTGTTGGTGGTGTGTGTTTGAGAAATAGTATGGAAGGAAGTAGTAGGGTTGGAATTCTTGGTGGTGCAACTTCTACTAGGATTGAAAATGGTGCAAATAATAAAATTGCCGCTTTTCTAAAACTTGGAGAGTCTTCAAAAGATGTTGCCACAAATTCAAACTCAATCATAGAAAGGAATTTTTTTGTGGCTCCTGCTCCTGTCAAAGATGATATACATCAACCAAAGCTCAGCACTGAAGATGAAACTTTAGATTCTGAATCTTCAGGGCTTGATTTGACACTTAAGCTTTGA